Below is a window of Phocoena sinus isolate mPhoSin1 chromosome 2, mPhoSin1.pri, whole genome shotgun sequence DNA.
GTCTCTTAAGAAACTTATCCCACCATTTCAGGACCATCTGATGCTTATATTCACTGTGACCCAGATCATCCTCCTGTCAAACACCATGAAGGTCCCTGTAAAGTGGCAAAGAGGACACCAGGATTCAAGGTGACAGCTGTGAAATGGGCAGCATAGAGATTAGCCCATAGCCCAACCTCATTTCAATTTCAAATTCTGTACAGCCCAGTAGTCTAGAACCATAGAGTCAGTGCCCTatcatggaaatggaaattctTAATTTGGGAGACTCTCACTGGAACAGAAGGATCAGAGAATTTCATGGTCTGTGACATGAGCTGTGACTGACCACCATCATcagaaaagagcagaaagaggAAGAGCAGATGAAGGATCGGACCACTGTTCACACAAACCTCTTTACTGTCCTGGGGGCTCCATCTCAGCCATGACCTCTCTCTTCCTACCTAGGGCTACCTGGATGCTGTTCCATGTGGCATGACAGCTTACCTAGGTGCTGTCATCATCTTGCAGACCCTACCCAATGTCACAGCTGCACTATAAATTAGGGCATCATGAAGCCCTGAGACTCTGGAGACCCTAGGAtcttctccagcccctcctgGGCCTCTTGTAGACGCATGGGCATAATTTAGTTTCATAGCTCAGAACAATAACAATCTCAGAGGGTTTGATTCCCTGACCAAATAGGGCCTGTCTTCCAATGTCAAGGCAAAGCCACCATCAGATTAGTCAAGAGAATCATGAAAGACCTTTCCTGACTTCTCAGGTTCCTGAAGAGAATGATCTCAGATGCCTCTTCATACACCATGTGGAattctattttctatcttttagGTCAGTGGTTTACAAAGGACTTTCCTTGGAGCCCCCTCTAGGGAGTACCAGGGGAAGATGAAGCAAGAGGAACTCCAGCCCTCCTCCTACTTTTCTGGCTTTTCCAAGCAGTTCTACTTTTCTCTTACATTTTGAGCTTCATCCTAATATTTTTGTTAGAACAATGGATTTCACAGCTGTTTTAAAAGGTTAGGAAACCAGTGATCCATTCCAAGGGCACTATTCTGTGGCTGACCCTCCCAGGAGTGAAGTATACCCACTGGTTTGTACTCTCACCACAGAAGGTTGGTACCTCTACTGGAATTCTGGCCACAAGTACATTATCTATCCTTTCCCCATCAGGATTTCTGGGCAGTAATCCTCTGGACAGAGGGCAGGATTCTGCTGAAACACACTCTGTCTGTCCCATATAAGCCACAGTTCCTGCTCTCCATACAGACACAGCATTAACAGGCAGGCGACAGATACCAAGGTACCCCGGGCAGCCTAGGCTGAACCCCACACCATCCAGGTGAaatatggacacacacacatagcctTGTTGGAGATTCCCTCCACTGCTAATTTCGGccttttcactttccttttcacTGTCACCCAGGCTTCAGTCTATGACCTTCACCAGCCTTGTTTCCTTTGCACTCAGGATCCAAGGACCCCCATCAGCCTGGCCAAGATTGTCAAAGAGTGAAGGAGTTTGGGATGGGTTTTCTTGGGCTTCAGGATCTCAGAGGTGAAGTCTGAAGCCAGATTCCCACCCACTCTTTCTCTCCCAACTTGTATTACGCTGATGAAGCCCCATCTCAAAATCAGAGACTTACCTTGGTGCAGATGAGAGAGGCTTTGACAGCAGGACCTGTGGGCTGGGCTCCTCTATCACACACTCCTGGATAGTGCTCCTGAGGCCCGACTTGCTGGATGTACAGCTAAGCCCTGGTTTCCAGCCCCAGCTCTCCAGCTTTCTCCAAGGTCATGGGGCCCAGCTTACGGCCCCTCTCTGGGCATCTCTACCATTCCCATAGGAAGGGTGGACACAGGGAAGGATCCTCAGGTGGCCATCCAGGTCTATAGGCAGAACCTGTTCTCCCATAGCATGAACACCTGGGGAGAGATCAAGGCAGGAAAACAGGGGAAGTCAGAGAGGAGGCAGCAGGGCTCAGTGAGGGCCCTGGAAGCTCAGTGAAGGAATAAGGGAGGTAAGGAAAGGGGTCATGAGTTCAGTAAGCATAGTGGGCAAAATGCCAATGTTGGAGGATCAGGAACCCAAGCTTCCTGTTCTCTTTAGGCCTTTGGGAGGGGCACGCAGGTTGAGTTGGGTGCTGGAGTTGGGGATTCATCATTCCAGTGCTCATGGTCTGGGGTTGAGGCAGTGCAATGAGACAACTGCTttctgtgctgttttttttttgacccaGAATCCTGGACTCTAGCCACTGCCATCAGGCTTATCGGGAGGGTGTACTTATCTTCTCCAGACCCAGTATGAATACAAGGACTCCTCTGAGGACTCCCCTCCCTTAATAGGGCTGAAATGGTCCAAAATAGCATTTCCCAGACTCTAAGAACAGAAAGGTCAAACATATAAAATGATGCATGTAGGGCTCTATCCAACCAAAAATATGGACTGAATCACTTCCCACAAGAGCAACAATGAGTTCCAGGACCCAGGTTTTCCTGATGGAAGTCTGGAGTTTCTCTCCTCCAGATCTGTCTGTAGGTCATCCTGCCCCTCAAAGAAACCCAACCTTGTGGCCCCAAGTGAGTAGGGCCTGCTCACTCACCTCTTCCCAGAGCTAGACCGTGGTTAACTACCTTCCTAGGCTCCTCATGTTACTCTGGGGAGTCCAAGAGGTCTTAGGGTTCCCAGGTGACTCCTGGATTTGTCCCCAGAGGACCGAAAACTGTTTGTGGGTATGCTGGGCAAGCAGCAGGGTGAGGAGGACGTCAGACGCCTGTTCCAGCCCTTTGGCCACATCGAGGAGTGCACCGTCTTGCGGAGCCCCGATGGCACCAGTAAAGGTGACTTGAGCTGACCCCTGGATTTCCTGATGACCCCGCCTCACTCCGGACCACATGACCCTTTGGCCTCTGTGACCTGAGCCACCTCTATCCTGCCCCAGGCTGTGCCTTTGTGAAGTTCGGGAGTCAAGGGGAAGCTCAGGCGGCCATCCAGAGTCTGCACGGCAGCAGGACCATGGCGGTGAGGGCGGGCGCCGGGGCCCGGGGTGAGACCAGGGGTCTGGGGACTGGCTCCTCTTCCCCACATGCCGGGGAAAGGGCCTGAGGAGCAAGGCCCTCGGCCCAGGGCCGGGGCTGAGGTCTAGACCCGTCCTTGCAGCCTTCCCTGCCTTACCCAGGGCGCCTCGTCCAGCCTCGTGGTCAAGCTGGCGGACACGGACCGCGAGCGCGCGCTGCGGCGGATGCAGCAGATGGCGGGCCAGCTGAGTGCCTTGCAGCCGGCGCCGCTGCCGCTGGGGGCCTGCGGAGCCTACACCACCGCTGTAAGCGCCTGGCCCGGCGGGCGCGAGCGGGCAGCGGGTGACGGGGGATGGGGCGCCGGGGCAGATGCCCGCCGCTGGGCCCTCCACACCCGGCCTTCTTCCCTCCCAAAGATCCTGCAGCACCAGGCGGCCCTACTGGCGGCGGCGCAGGGCCCGGGCCTCGGCCCGGTGGCCGCAGTGGCGGCACAGATGCAGCACGTGGCGGCCTTCAGCCTGGTAGCCGCGCCGCTCTTGCCGGCTGCAGGTACTGCGCGCAGGGGGCGGGGCccgaggcgggggcggggcgaggcGGGGCGAGGCGGGGCTGCGGCCTGACTCTTCCACTTCCTCGCCACCTGCAGCCAATTCCCCGCAGGGCGGTGGCCCCAGCACGCTTCCGGGTCTCCCGGCGCCCATCGGGGTCAATGGATTCGGCCCCCTGACCCCCCAGACCAACGGGCAACCTGGCTCGGACAGTCTCTACAATAACGGGCTCTCTCCTTACCCAGGTGGGCCGCCCCCACCCGCTCCGCCCAAATCTCCCCCAAAACGGAGTGGGGAGCGGGaatcggggggtgggggtgggcgggtgGCAGGGCCTGGTCTCCTTGAGAAGGgactcctcctccttccctgctgcCTCTCACAGCCTCCCTCTACACTCCCTGCGTTCTCACCTTACCCTGCCCGCCCGCCAGCCCACCTTCACTGTGGGCCTTGcgcccctctctccccagcccagagTCCCGGCGTGGCTGACCCCCTGCAGCAGGCCTACGCTGGGATGCACCACTACGCAGGTTTCACTTGGCGCTACGCGGCCTGGGGGGTTTGAAGGGCCCCAGAAAGTAATAGggagatttgggggtgggggggttagGCTCTGTGCTGAGGAGTCCGACCCTCCTTTCGCCCACCCTTGGACCCAGTACGACCTTTCTAGGGGTGAGGGTTACTGTGCACTGGCTGAGTTGGTCAAAGGTGGCCAGGCAGGTGGGGCCCTGATTGGGGGTGGCTCCTGGGGGTCActgcccactcccacctctgTCTCCAGCAGCCTATCCGTCGGCCTATGCCCCAGTGAGCACAACTTTTCCCCAGCAGCCTTCAGGCCTGCCCCAGCAGCAAAGAGAAGGTGAGGGACAGGGGTCTGGAGATCAGGGCCTGGTGGGGCTGGACTCAGGATTCCTCCCCTGAACCAGCCTGCTCCTGTTCCTGCAGGCCCCGAAGGCTGTAACCTCTTCATCTATCACCTGCCTCAGGAGTTTGGTGATGCAGAACTCATCCAGACATTCCTGCCCTTTGGAGCCGTTGTCTCTGCCAAAGTCTTTGTGGATCGAGCCACCAACCAGAGCAAGTGTTTCGGTGAGCTGAGCCCCATCCCTAGGCCTCTCCCACTCCCAACTTCGAGATTCCTTACAGACCCTAAGACTGTACCTCCGGAAGTCAGTGACTCCTAGAAACTGAATGTATAGCGCTCAACAGAGTCACAGACCAGTGATGAGGCTAAGCCCAGACAAGGGACAAGTCTATTTCAGGTTCACCTGGGAAGGTCAGGTGTCTGGTAGATCTTCAACCAGGTTAGGCTTTAGAGTCTAGCCAGGGCAGGTGGAGTCTGGGTCTGGGACCAGAGATCCCCTCCAGCTGCAATTCAGAGGACCAGAATGGGGGCtgtggagagagagagttttCCCACACCAGGGAAAGACAGGGAAACACCCCATCAACACACTACCTGCCTCCCCAATACACACACTCAGAATTACCTCCTGTCCTTCCAAGAATCACACGTTTAGGAAACTCAGGCCACTTGCCTGTGTAAGTACGAGCATGTGtccgtgtgtgtgcacacgtgcaaaCACTGGAGGGTGGAGGAGTACTGATTGATGGAACTGGCCTGAGAGGGCAAGGAGAAGGGGCTGGTCATAGAGAAAGGAGGCCCTGCCACTCAGAGTTCCCAGCTAACCTCTCTGCACACACCCTCCAGGGTTTGTTAGCTTTGACAATCCAACCAGTGCCCAGACAGCTATTCAGGCCATGAATGGCTTTCAGATTGGCATGAAGAGGCTCAAGGTCCAGCTAAAGAGGCCCAAGGATGCCAACCGGCCTTACTGATCTACTCTCACTGACCAGCCACAGAAAGGTGAGTCCTTAGTGGACCCCCGGCAGATGGGGCCTGAGTGATGGAGGTGCTCTCAGCTTTGATATTCCTTTTGGGATGCTGGGGGCACCGACCCCTGAAAAAGTCTGGGAGAGAAGAGCCAGGAGTTAGGAGGAATCCTCAGTCTGAGGCTGTGTTTTTCCTTCAGTCTAAGGACTGAGATAAATTAGACAACATTCCTGCCCCCACAGTCTGGGAGAGACAATTACAGTAAGATCCAACCAGTTCGCTCCACTCCAGAGACAGCCACAGGGGACCATAGTAGAGAATTCctgtgtggggagggcaggggggtgGAGAACGAGACTCGAAAAGTAGGTTTATGCTAGCTCGTGAAGGGTCTTAAAGGCCatgagtttggactttatcctgaagaTGGTAGAGGACCACTGTGGAGTTTAAGCAAAGAAGGGACAGGATGTAAGGGCTGGGATAATGGCAGTGAACATGGAGATGAGGAGAGAAGCAAATACACTGAAGATGCAGGATCTACAGggtgtggtggtgatggggagggCTATGACAAGCTCTCAGGTTTCTGGCAGGGCCGGCTGCCTGCGACTTTTAGAGATTGCTGTCTCAGAAGATCCACAGGACCCTGCCTCACTTGAACTACCCCCAGGGAGCACTCTGGAGGGAGTGCTGGGCTGAGGTCATCTGCCCAGGACCCAGGGTCTGGCTTCAGTGGAAGCCTGAGGTCCAGCCACTCACCTGAGCCTGAGGTCCAGCCACTCACCTGTCACGGATAGGGCAAGCTGCTCTTCTTGTCTTGCCCTCCAgagtgattttttcctttttttccctttctctctccttatcAATTAATACCCAACATTGGAAACTGAAgagtgagaagaaaggaaaagaaaagcacagaaatgCTTGAGCAGCCCTTCCTGAAGGAGCAGCCACAGATGGAGGTGGACCCAAGGCCAGTGCCTGGGCTCAGGCCACTTTAAGGATTGTTTTCACCAAGTGGGTTGTTCTGTGCCTGTGATGTAGAGCTCAGGCTGGCAAGGCAGCTGGGGCTGGCTGAGGAGTGACTGTCTAGGGGAACCAGCAGAGGGCCTTGGGGGGTGCCAAGGGCTtctccacaagggaagcccagatttaCTTCTTTCAAAATCATATCATTCCTTAGAGTTTAGGGACCAAAGGactattgctttttaaagaattatatatatatatatatacatatatatatatatatatgtatatataaattaaaacaaagaaacaaaaaaatcacaagagaaacaaaaaagacagtaTAGAGTCTAATAAAAGCTGCCTTTAAATACCCCTAGGAGGCAGGGTGAAGGAGACCCTTGAAGGCCCCAGCCTAGGCAGAGGAAGGGTGTGGAAAGATTGTTCTGTGTCTCATTCCCTCTTAacgccccccacctccacctcaccaccttttaaaaataatgaaggacTTGAGGTCTGGGCTCATATGCAGGTAACAAGAGAGTTATTGAAGCAGTGAACCCACAGTTCCCAAACTCAGAGAGCATCCATGAAGAGGCCTCAAGGAGGAGCTCTGGCCTGCCCTGCTCTTTGCCACCCCGAAAAACCCCTTAAGCCAGCAGGGGTGGGAACCTGCCTTTCCTTCTTGACAGCCTTTCGCATGGAACCACTGCTTCCtcaggcaggaagaaagggagtTTGGACTGCCCCAgcctttcccttccccatccaGTTAGACAGAGGCCCTGCCTTTGGCTGAGCCGAGACACCTCCTGTTTCCCCTCACCTTGAGCCAGCTCCAGTGTCCCCTTGCTCCAGACCACCTTCTGTCTCTAAGTTTGCCCACCAGTAAAGTAGATTCAGGATATATGTAGAGGGCTGTGACAACAGACTTGGAAGGTTCGCTACTGTATATACTGCCATTGAGAAGGGGATAATTTTCAATATGTAGAAGCTTCAGAATTTAGAGGTCCCTCTTTACCCAGGACCTGGGAGGGAAGTAGATGTTTTGCCAAAATACTTcatcattcctttaaaaactacatctTTCCTATGCAAGAGTGTCTCAATGTGCTTATCCAAGGTGCTTCTAGATGGTGAGCAGTGTTCAGCTTAGAAGTGGTGTgtgctctgtctgtctgtctttgtctgtctgttgTATACAGTGGGTACCATATAAAGCTGATCGATGGTGGTGCTTCCTGCCTGCTTCTGTGAGATGGGCAAAAGATTCAGCTTAGAGCACCATGACTCACTTGCCTTGGTCAGCCTTTCCTGGGCCTGCAGGGCCTTGCACATAACTTTTCCTAGGAggataattttccctctaccccaCAGACCTGGATCAAACTAGTCTGGGGCCCCAGCTGTGTGGTGGGCACTCTGGTCCCTAGATGTTGCTGAGACTGGAGGCCTCTGATCTGATATCACATCAGACAATAAAGCatgtgggggcgggggcggcgggttCCTCCTTAATAAGAGTTTCTAAGAAAATTTGTTCCCACCTGTTCCTCTGTCTTTGACTCGTTTTTGAAGGGAATGGAATGAAAAATA
It encodes the following:
- the CELF6 gene encoding CUGBP Elav-like family member 6 → MAAAPGGSAPPAGPGPRLGFSTADSGVGMSGLNPGPAVPMKDHDAIKLFVGQIPRGLDEQDLKPLFEEFGRIYELTVLKDRLTGLHKGCAFLTYCARDSALKAQSALHEQKTLPGMNRPIQVKPAASEGRGEDRKLFVGMLGKQQGEEDVRRLFQPFGHIEECTVLRSPDGTSKGCAFVKFGSQGEAQAAIQSLHGSRTMAGASSSLVVKLADTDRERALRRMQQMAGQLSALQPAPLPLGACGAYTTAILQHQAALLAAAQGPGLGPVAAVAAQMQHVAAFSLVAAPLLPAAANSPQGGGPSTLPGLPAPIGVNGFGPLTPQTNGQPGSDSLYNNGLSPYPAQSPGVADPLQQAYAGMHHYAAAYPSAYAPVSTTFPQQPSGLPQQQREGPEGCNLFIYHLPQEFGDAELIQTFLPFGAVVSAKVFVDRATNQSKCFGFVSFDNPTSAQTAIQAMNGFQIGMKRLKVQLKRPKDANRPY